The Brevundimonas sp. SORGH_AS_0993 genome segment CAGCCTGCAATGGCACAATGAAGTGTTCGGCTGGCTGAACAAGCATCTGACGCCCGCGCAGTAGGTTCGGGTCCTGGTTCGGCGGATCAAGGGGCGCGGTCGCGGATCGCGCCCCTTTTTCGTGCGGCGCCAAACGGGCCTTGGCGCGTTCGGACAGTCCTGAAAGGAGCCGCGCGTGTTCAGCGACTGGTACGACAGACGGATCGCCCCGCCCGCGCGCCGCGCCGTCGCGGCGGCGGGGGTCCGTCTGCGCATGGCCCGAGCCTTTCTCCAGGACCGCGCGCGGATGCGGGCGGCGGCGCGGCGCATGGCCCCCCCGGCCCGGAGCGTGGGCGGCGTGCTGCTGGTCCTGGTGGTCGCGGTGGTCCTGTTCGCCGCCCTGTTCGACTGGAATCTGCTGCGCGGGCCGATCGGGCGCTGGGCCTCGGCCAAATACGACCGGCAGATCGCCCTGACCGGCGACCTGGACGTGAGGCTGCTGAGCTGGACCCCCTCGGTGGTGGTGCGGGGGCTGAAGGTCGGCGGACCCGACTGGGCCAGGGACCGCGACACGGCCGATGTGGACGAGGTGCGGGCCTCGGTCCGGCTGGCGCCCCTGCTGGTCGGACGGGTGGAGATGCCGCTGCTCAGCATCAGCCGGCCGCGCGTGGTGATGATCACCGACCGTCAGGGCCGCCAGAGCTGGCGGCTGAACGCCGACCGACCGGACGATGGGCGGGGCGCCAAGCTGCCGCCCATCCAGCGGTTGATCATCCGGGACGGCGTCCTGACCTTCGAGGAGCAGCGGCGGGGCCTGACCCTGAACGCCGCCGTCGACGCCCAGGAGACGGCGGGCGGCCAGGCGGGCTTCGTCCTGGACGGGCGCGGCGCCGTGCGCGGATCGCCCCTGACGGTGCGGATCGAGGGCGGCCCCTTCGTCGACATCCGCCGCGACCGGCCCTACGCCTTCCAGGCCGAGGTGCAGGGCGCGGGGTCGGCCCTGACGGCGCGGGGGCGGATCACTCGGCCGTTCGATCTGGGCCGGTTCGACGCGGCCATGACGCTGGAGGGACGGGACCTGTCGGACCTCTATCTGCTGACCGGCGTGACCCTGCCCAATACGCCGCCCTATCGGCTGTCGGGCGCCCTTAACCGCGACGGGCGGGTCTGGACCTTCAAGAACTTCGACGGGCGGGTCGGGGCCTCGGACCTGTCGGGCCAGGTGCGGGTCGAGGGCGGCGGGCGGCTGAGGGTGGACGCCGAACTGGCGTCGCGGCGGCTGGACATCGACGATCTGGCGGCCGTTCTGGGCGCGCGGGTGCGCACCGATCCGGCGGGCCGGAACACGGAGACGCCGGTGGTGGCGGGCGGCAAGCTGCTGCCGGACGCCAAGCTGCAGACGGATCGTCTGCGCGCCATGGACGGCAGCCTGACCTATCGCGCGGCGGCGGTGAAGGCCAATGAACTGGACGTCCGCAAGGTCGATCTGGGCGCGGTGCTGAAGGACGGCGTCCTGAAGCTGGACCCCATCAGCTTCGACTTCGATCGCGGTTCCCTGAACGGCACGGCGCGGATCGACGCGCGGCAAGCCACGCCGCGCAACACCGTCGATCTGCGTCTGGCCGGCTATCCGCTGGAGTCGGTCGTGCCGGCGCGGAACGGTTCGGTCCCCATCAGCGGCCTGGCCCTGGGCCGGGCGCGGCTGGAGGGGCCTGGGGCGTCCATCCACGAGTTCGCGGCCTCGTCCAACGGGTCGATGAGCCTGATCGTGCCCAACGGCCGGATGCGCGCCGCCTTCGCCGAACTGCTGGGCGTCAACGCCAGCGCGGGCCTGCTGAAACTGCTCAGCGGAGATCAGTCGGTCAGCGCCATCCGCTGCGCCGTCGCCGACTTCGACGTGCGCGGCGGCAAGGCCCAGGCGCGCACCTTCGTCATCGACACCGACGTGGTCCTGGCCCAGGGCAAGGGAAGCATCGACCTGGGCGCCGAGAGCCTGAACCTGCGGATCGAGGGCGAATCCAAGAAGCCGCGCCTGCTGCGACTGTGGGCGCCGATCACCGTGTCCGGCCCCCTGACCGCGCCCCGGATCGGGGTGGACGCCGGCGCGGTGGCGTCACAGGGCGGGCTGGCGGGCCTGTTGGGAACGGTGGTGGCGCCGGTCACGGCCCTGTTCGCCTTCGTCGATCCCGGCCTGGCGGAAGACGCCGACTGCGGTCGGCTGATGGCGGGGGCGCGCTAGTTTGTCCGTCGCCGAAGACCGAAGCGGCCCGTCGGACGTAGAGGCCGGTATGGATGATCCCTCATGACCCGACGCGGCCTGTTCGCCCCGGCGCTGGGCCTTTTGGCCGCCGCCTGCTCGCCGCTCGGCCTGCTCAACGCGGTGGGACCACGCGATCGCGGCGTGCGGCGCGTGGCCCGCGACCTGGCCTATGGCGAGGATCCGCGCCAGCGGCTGGACGTCTATGCGCCAAAGGGGGCGGGGCCTTATGCGACCCTGGTGTTCTTCTATGGCGGGGGCTGGGATTCGGGATCGCGCGACCTGTACGGCTGGGCGGCCCAGGCCCTGGCGGCGCAAGGGTTCGTGGTCGTCCTGCCCGACTATCGGCTGGTTCCGTCAGTCGTGTTTCCGGCCTTCGTCGAAGATGCGGCGGCCGCCACGGCCAAGGCGGCGGACCTGGCGGGCGCCTATGGCGGCGACCCCGCCCGGCTGGGCGTGTTGGGCCATTCGGCGGGCGCGCACCTGGCGATGATGATCGCGCTGGACCGGCGCTACATGGCCGCCGTCGAGCGGCCCGATCTGATCAAGGCGGCGGCGGGACTGGCGGGGCCCTACGACTTCCTGCCTTTCGACGTGGCGGCGTCCCGAAACGCCTTCGGCCGCGCGCCCGACCCGACCCTGACCCAGCCCGTGACCTTCGTGCGGCCCGACGCCCCGCCGCTGTGGCTGGGGCACGGCACGGCCGACACGGTGGTCCACGACGAGGACACGGTCATTCTGGACGAAAGGATGCGCGCCGTGGGCGGACGCTCTGAGGCCAAGCTCTATCCCGGCCTGGACCATGCCGACCTGATCGCGACCTTTTCGCCCCTGTTCCGCAGGAAGGCGACGGTGCTGGCCGATGTGACGGGATTCTTCCACCGGCAGCTGGGCTGAACCGACGAAGAGTGGTGCGGGCGGCCGGGGTCGAACCGGCACTCCTTTCGGAACTGGATTTTGAGTCCAGCGCGTCTACCAATTCCACCACGCCCGCAGCGGAAGGACCGCCTCATGCCACAGAGGGGCGAGGCGGGTCCAGCCTTTGTGTCACTGCATGATGAAGTTGACGCGGAAGGCCATCATGCGCGGCGCGGTCGGTTGGTCGCCGTCGTAGGCGACGGTGGCGTCGCGGGCCGCCTTGAGCACCGCTTCGCCGAAACGACCGTCGGCGGGATGTTCGGTTTCGATGACGCAGTCGCGCAGGCGGCCGTCAGACTGGGCGACGCATGTCGCCACGGCGAAACCTTCCGAATAGTTGGTGGCCGGATAGCGCGGACGGATCTGGCGCGCCCATCGCATTCCAACCTGCAAACCTTCCTCGGAGATGGCGTCGAGTTCCTGGTCGCGGGGGTCAACAAGCGGGCGGCCGCATGCCGTCAGGGTTTCGTCGATCGCCGAACCGGACGCAGGCAGTTCGAGGTCGTAGCGTAGGTTTCTGCCCGCGCCGCCGCCATCGGGCACGATGATCTGAATACGCCCGCCCTGGCGAAGTTCGCGCG includes the following:
- a CDS encoding AsmA family protein; translated protein: MFSDWYDRRIAPPARRAVAAAGVRLRMARAFLQDRARMRAAARRMAPPARSVGGVLLVLVVAVVLFAALFDWNLLRGPIGRWASAKYDRQIALTGDLDVRLLSWTPSVVVRGLKVGGPDWARDRDTADVDEVRASVRLAPLLVGRVEMPLLSISRPRVVMITDRQGRQSWRLNADRPDDGRGAKLPPIQRLIIRDGVLTFEEQRRGLTLNAAVDAQETAGGQAGFVLDGRGAVRGSPLTVRIEGGPFVDIRRDRPYAFQAEVQGAGSALTARGRITRPFDLGRFDAAMTLEGRDLSDLYLLTGVTLPNTPPYRLSGALNRDGRVWTFKNFDGRVGASDLSGQVRVEGGGRLRVDAELASRRLDIDDLAAVLGARVRTDPAGRNTETPVVAGGKLLPDAKLQTDRLRAMDGSLTYRAAAVKANELDVRKVDLGAVLKDGVLKLDPISFDFDRGSLNGTARIDARQATPRNTVDLRLAGYPLESVVPARNGSVPISGLALGRARLEGPGASIHEFAASSNGSMSLIVPNGRMRAAFAELLGVNASAGLLKLLSGDQSVSAIRCAVADFDVRGGKAQARTFVIDTDVVLAQGKGSIDLGAESLNLRIEGESKKPRLLRLWAPITVSGPLTAPRIGVDAGAVASQGGLAGLLGTVVAPVTALFAFVDPGLAEDADCGRLMAGAR
- a CDS encoding alpha/beta hydrolase, with translation MTRRGLFAPALGLLAAACSPLGLLNAVGPRDRGVRRVARDLAYGEDPRQRLDVYAPKGAGPYATLVFFYGGGWDSGSRDLYGWAAQALAAQGFVVVLPDYRLVPSVVFPAFVEDAAAATAKAADLAGAYGGDPARLGVLGHSAGAHLAMMIALDRRYMAAVERPDLIKAAAGLAGPYDFLPFDVAASRNAFGRAPDPTLTQPVTFVRPDAPPLWLGHGTADTVVHDEDTVILDERMRAVGGRSEAKLYPGLDHADLIATFSPLFRRKATVLADVTGFFHRQLG